Genomic window (Muntiacus reevesi chromosome X, mMunRee1.1, whole genome shotgun sequence):
tGTGGCTGCCTGAATGTGAGGGGAGTTAGGggaagaatggatgcatgtatatgtatggctgttctcctgaaactatcacattgttaatcagctacctgaatacaaactaaaaagttttataaaaaaaatatccCATTACCTTGTGATGgtatgtattttatactttttatatcttgcatttgtttttgtcacagttatttttcttcctatcttTATCTCATTCTGCCCAGAAAATAGTACAGCACTACTGTTACTATTAATCCCAATGAAGCCTTAAATTATAACTGACTCCTAAACAGAGAGAAATAATATTCTGTATATGCAATTGGGAAACCTAGTTTCAGGAGCCTCAATAGACATAGGCTGGCATGCCTTTGCCTTAAGGAGATTGTTCATCAAAGAGTGTTTGGGATTCTAAATAATTTGGCtccactgattttcttttctgggcAGATATTGCTATCACTGCTATTACCACGCCAGAATAGCCTAAGAGATGAGATTGAAGAAGCTCTGGACATAGATCTCCTCAAGCAGGAAGCAGAGCATGGGGCCCTGGATGTCCCTCATCTCTCCAACTACATTCTTAAGTTGATGACCCTGCTGTGTGCACCAGTCCGAAATGAAGCAGTGCGAAAATTAAAGAGCATAACAGATCCTGTGCAGTTACTGAGGTGAGAAACTAGATGTACTGTTCCTGAACACGAGATGTAGTATCCTGTCTTAGACACTGTACCAGAAAACTCTGGGCCAGATACTGGGTTATAGCCCCTGGCTTGCCTAACTCTTCTATACTGAAGAACGAACTAATACCTCTGTTGCTCCTCTCTGGTTTATTGGCTTTTATTTTCAAAGGATGGATTCTCAGAACCCTTTTGATCATCTTCAGATCATTTGGACACTTTCTAAGAAATGATGCTGTTAAgatactggcttcccaggtgatactagtggtaaagaatccccctgccagtgtaggagatgcaagagaagagggttcgatgcctgggttgggatgatcctgtggagaaggaaacagcaacccactccaatattcttgtctagaCACTAGAGTACAGTAACTGTTTCTTTGGGAGATTTCACACAGCACTTTTGCAGATAATTTCTTATGTATCTTAACTCAAACCCTGTGAGGGAACAAGAATGAGGATAATCCGTGTTTCACAGATAGAAGAACCAAGACCCAGAGGTAAAGTAATAAGCTGAATGAGTTAGAAATTCAACCACCATCACCCCAATTACCAACAGAGAGAATTTTAGTCATTTTTCTGAGATGGAGTACCTACAGTAGAAAGAACTCTAGACTGGTAACTAAAAGGTTAGAAGATGTATCTGTTCCTAACTCTGATAACAACTCACTCTGTGGCCTTGGGTCCTTGGCTGCAAAGTCTGTATTTGTAAATTGAAGTACAAATGTAGACTGAAATAAATTGAAGACTGGTTTTTAAGGCCATTTTTAACTCTAAGATACTGTGATTTTAGGACTCTTAGCTTGAGTTCCACCTCACTCAACTAGATTACCTTTCAGAGTGTAAGCATTTGATTTTTCCTCCATTGGCAGGGGCATCTTCCATGTTCTGGGCCTGATGAAAATGGACATGGTGAACTATTCTATACAGAGCCTCCGACCCTACCTGAAGGAACATTCTATCCTGTATGAACGAGCTAAATTCCAGGAACTCCTCAACAAGCAACCCAGTATGTTCAAAATTTAAGGACAGGAGAGAGGGAGATTTGACTTTGGGTTTGATTTCTTACAGGGATAGGGTACTTTGTAGTTTTTTTAAACAGATAGCTTCTCCCTATTGGACAGGGGGTGAGAGTGTGGGGTAGGAAGAAGGAACATTTCTCTAAGAGAAAAGATGTacaaaatcatttctttttgaaGAAGAATATATCCTCAAGCCTTGGTGTTTGAAGATATTTACATATTCCCTTCTATGTCATAGATCTCCTTGATTGCACCATAAAGTGGCTAACCAAAACAGCTCTAGACCTCACTACGCCACCTTCAAGTTCTCCTGACTCTCCCAGCTCCTCCAGCATGGCCCGTTCATCTCCAAATTGGGCAGTGGACAACCCACAACTTCCCAGTTCCACAATGGTGCTATACCAGGGTTACCTGAACCTTCTTCTCTGGGATCTTGACAATAAAGAGTTTCCCGAGGTAGGAACATATGTTAGAatattgcctttttgttttgtatttgaaaCCTTTACTAAAACACTCTTCTGACAGCTTGCTTTTCTCTGCCTCACCAGACTCTGCTAATGGATAGAATCCGGCTGCGGGACATGGAATCCCAGTTGAAGCAGTTGGCCATTCTGACGTCAGTCTTGCTAGTGGCCAGAAGTTTCTCTGGTAGTGCTTTATTCAGTTCGACTGAATTTGTGAATAAACTGAAACACATAACCAAGGCCCTGATGGAGGGATTTAACTCCAGGTAAACTTCATAGaggctttccttgtgactcagtggtaaagaatctgcctgtcaatgcaggagacccagatttgaaccttgggtcaggaagatcccctggagtaagaaatggcaacccactccagtgttcttgcttggagaattccatggatagatgagcctggcaggctacagtccatggggttgcaaaagagtcagacatgacttagagactaaacaacatgagCAACAACAAATTTCCTAGATCTTTCTGAGAGTTGAAAATAGTATGTTGGTTTTGGAACTTAGGCAGTTAATGTATCACTGCCTTATTCTTTATCATAAACTATGTAAAAGACCTTGGGCATCATCTGCAAAGGTCATTGGTGTATTTTGATAAATTGTATTAAGGCTTGTGATTGAAACAAAACCTATTTCCAATGAGGTGAGTGTGGAAACTAGTTTGCTATGAATGATTCAGTACCATGTTTGCTAAAAATGAGTCAttatatacttaaataagtgaCACTGGatttgtgtatgtatatccaGAAATTGATCTCTTGGTCAATATGTATCCATAATTTACTTCATGCAGGGCACCTCAGCCGaagtaaaaaaaagaactggaagtTCAGATCTCAGTGTATTTACAAGTTAATTGGTGAAGTAGGGAAGACAACTCTGGAAAATGCTTAAGAAGTCTTAAAACAGAATTTGATTAAAGTTTATGGGACTAAAGAATACTGAGTAGATCCAAGAATGGAACTGAACCCTTGTCCAATTTGTTTCATTTGAAGTGGAGAATAGTATGAATTAGTTAATATGTATGAATTAATACGTGTGAAATAGTTGACATCTTGAGGGTAACAATGAAATGATTTGAAATGCTGGGTCCTCTGTTAGTGGTGAAGAGCTGGAATTCTTTTGTAAGTGGAGCTGGCTTCTGATGTTGGACTCTCTGGGCTTTGCCCCTATGCCAAGGCCACTCTgctttctgtccttcattatctagGCCTGAAGAGGCTATGGTGAGTGTGAGTGAACAAGTGTCTCAGAAAATCCATGAACGCCTCAAAGACATGGGCCTAACTGCCCTGAGTAGTGAAAAGAAAGCCTCTCTTAAAGGCCAACTTCAGAACATTGCCAAGAAAGAGAACTGTGTTCGTCGCATCATTGGTAAGAGTCCTCCTATGCTGGTGGGGCTGGGAAGGGGTAGCAAGAATGTGGAAGATTAAGAAGGTGGACTCAAGTCTGGAAGTCAGTTGTGAAGCCATTCAAAAATGGAATGATCATTGGGAAAGTCTTTTGGCTTTAGTTTCCTTATGTATAATGTACAGAATTGAAATAGATCTCTTTCAGCTTGAAGAGTGAACACATGGTTTTAAGGTCAGCTAGGATGTGTAACTTGCAGGTGCTAGTGCTGAGTGATTCCTGGCCATTCTCTAACTATAACCCAAGATGGGAAAGACCTTGGGCATCATCTGCAAAGGTCATTGGTGTATTTTGATA
Coding sequences:
- the LOC136153318 gene encoding T-complex protein 11-like X-linked protein 2 isoform X2 — encoded protein: MPKMEKTVLQNDSNEAENGTHKPETPEQTQENQSCLDDHSAASRPEVLSVTDLIETVNEISKLSIAHEIVVNQDFHMEDSVLPPNSLEGRIMETMYKAFWDHLKVQLSSTPADFTSALKLLKEVKEILLSLLLPRQNSLRDEIEEALDIDLLKQEAEHGALDVPHLSNYILKLMTLLCAPVRNEAVRKLKSITDPVQLLRGIFHVLGLMKMDMVNYSIQSLRPYLKEHSILYERAKFQELLNKQPNLLDCTIKWLTKTALDLTTPPSSSPDSPSSSSMARSSPNWAVDNPQLPSSTMVLYQGYLNLLLWDLDNKEFPETLLMDRIRLRDMESQLKQLAILTSVLLVARSFSGSALFSSTEFVNKLKHITKALMEGFNSRPEEAMVSVSEQVSQKIHERLKDMGLTALSSEKKASLKGQLQNIAKKENCVRRIIDQRIHLFLKGCLVRGMQESLLDFPVGLILIKGELTKLGWKFFNLMRHNQQRLTLSFEL
- the LOC136153318 gene encoding T-complex protein 11-like X-linked protein 2 isoform X3 → MPKMEKTVLQNDSNEAENGTHKPETPEQTQENQSCLDDHSAASRPEVLSVTDLIETVNEISKLSIAHEIVVNQDFHMEDSVLPPNSLEGRIMETMYKAFWDHLKVQLSSTPADFTSALKLLKEVKEILLSLLLPRQNSLRDEIEEALDIDLLKQEAEHGALDVPHLSNYILKLMTLLCAPVRNEAVRKLKSITDPVQLLRGIFHVLGLMKMDMVNYSIQSLRPYLKEHSILYERAKFQELLNKQPNLLDCTIKWLTKTALDLTTPPSSSPDSPSSSSMARSSPNWAVDNPQLPSSTMVLYQGYLNLLLWDLDNKEFPETLLMDRIRLRDMESQLKQLAILTSVLLVARSFSGSALFSSTEFVNKLKHITKALMEGFNSRPEEAMVSVSEQVSQKIHERLKDMGLTALSSEKKASLKGQLQNIAKKENCVRRIIDQRIHLFLKGCLVRGMQESLLDFPVGLILIKGELTKLGWKFFNLMRHNQQA
- the LOC136153318 gene encoding T-complex protein 11-like X-linked protein 2 isoform X1, which produces MPKMEKTVLQNDSNEAENGTHKPETPEQTQENQSCLDDHSAASRPEVLSVTDLIETVNEISKLSIAHEIVVNQDFHMEDSVLPPNSLEGRIMETMYKAFWDHLKVQLSSTPADFTSALKLLKEVKEILLSLLLPRQNSLRDEIEEALDIDLLKQEAEHGALDVPHLSNYILKLMTLLCAPVRNEAVRKLKSITDPVQLLRGIFHVLGLMKMDMVNYSIQSLRPYLKEHSILYERAKFQELLNKQPNLLDCTIKWLTKTALDLTTPPSSSPDSPSSSSMARSSPNWAVDNPQLPSSTMVLYQGYLNLLLWDLDNKEFPETLLMDRIRLRDMESQLKQLAILTSVLLVARSFSGSALFSSTEFVNKLKHITKALMEGFNSRPEEAMVSVSEQVSQKIHERLKDMGLTALSSEKKASLKGQLQNIAKKENCVRRIIDQRIHLFLKGCLVRGMQESLLDFPVGLILIKGELTKLGWKFFNLMRHNQQVFSPYYDEILKDIIPSAQAQETEVKSI